The Saccharomyces eubayanus strain FM1318 chromosome XIII, whole genome shotgun sequence DNA segment aaggtattGCTTTGAGAGgtcttttcatcattgatCCAAAGGGCACCATTAGACACATCACCATCAACGACTTGCCAGTCGGCAGAAACGTTGACGAAGCTTTGAGATTGGTCGAAGGTTTCCAATGGACCGACAAGAACGGTACCGTCTTGCCATGTAACTGGACCCCGGGTGCTGCCACCATCAAGCCAGACGTCGAAGCCTCCAAGGAATACTTCGAATCCGCCAACAAATAAGAAAGTGGCCCTGCGCTCTTTACCGGTTCCTTATTTAAAATTATTCTTTCGTATATACCTATCTacctatatatatacccGAAATACACTTTACGCTATTTACAGATCGACCTTGACGCTGCCATGCAGAAATCAAGAAGCAACTTCAACGCACGCCTGGTCGTAACTACCACACAGTCTGGCCCCAAACGCGTGAACCACTGCTGCCAGACGTGTCTGTATGTCGTTATGCCCAATACGCTGAGACGCGACGTTCTTTCGCTCATATGCTTTCCCTTTCGGGCCACACGCCATGCCCCAAACGGGAAATACCGCGAATTTTGTCTGGTGCCTGGTTCCCCTTTGGGAAGGGTGTCAAAAAGGTATAGTACGGTGAAGTCGCCAATTAGTGCAGATGCCTAAAAGGCGTCTGTCTGCAACTGTATGTTCATCTTTGTTGGTGGGAACTTCAAACGCGAACTATCTGTATGCTGTTTTGGGCTACTCATTGCTCCATACAGTTTGCCGAGTATACGCACTCTTGacttattatatatatgcctTGGCATGGCAGTAAGACTGGCCTTCTTGTCACTTCAGAATGAATTTCGGTTTAAGAATCGCAGTGGTAAACAACAGCCAACCAAGCTAACTTTCGTCTCTTTCCTCTCCAGCGTCTTTTCTGAAACGAAGAAATTGTTCtgttttgtatttgtaATAACGAACGATTGTAATGATAcatgaaacaaaaatgcTGCCTTCATTATCCACACTTCTATCGGGCACCGAGATTTCGTCTACTCCCGTGTCACCAAGCTTCATCAATCCAAGAACAAACTTTCATCTGGATGACCGCGGGGCCATAAAGCTGCCTCCGCTAAACACCACTATAAGTCGTCCAAGATCTGTGGAAAGTGCCTTGAGACACACAGTCACTGCGCAGAACAAAACCATCAAGCCCTCTGGTGACAATCTGCTCAAGCACACGCAATCAGACTCTGCCTTGTCGTCCCAACTGACTAGTTCACAAGAAACCGTCGATGAATCGCAAGAAAGCCTGCCATTGACTCCGctaaacaacaaaaagagaaattatccagtttcttcaaagaaaaacgatATATTAACACCGCTCTCTGCAGTAAAGTCGATCATAATCCCATCCTCCTCCAAAGATAAAAGACGTGCGTTTGCGTTCATCACACATTCTCAAGAGACCTTCCCCAAGAAGGAACCCAAGATCGATAATGCTCCTCTAGCGCGccgaaagagaagaagaacttcGTTCCAGGAATTGTCAATCCTTCAGGCTGAATTTGAGAAATGTCCAGCCCCAACAAAGgagaaaagaattgaatTGGCTGACCGTTGCCATA contains these protein-coding regions:
- the YOX1 gene encoding Yox1p, producing MIHETKMLPSLSTLLSGTEISSTPVSPSFINPRTNFHLDDRGAIKLPPLNTTISRPRSVESALRHTVTAQNKTIKPSGDNLLKHTQSDSALSSQLTSSQETVDESQESLPLTPLNNKKRNYPVSSKKNDILTPLSAVKSIIIPSSSKDKRRAFAFITHSQETFPKKEPKIDNAPLARRKRRRTSFQELSILQAEFEKCPAPTKEKRIELADRCHMTEKAIQIWFQNKRQAVKRQRIATSKSTTIIQTISPPSPPLDVHATPLVSGVRVEVLHDEESSSSCSSPLESTPPRPRHSLNRRSSTPNTKRSQALTFHLNPQKKTLTPVKTSPNSRVNKLINSVDHSPSKIKRYVNNSSSSPKRKRKFGFKIVDQQPLRDLDPNAFHG